Proteins encoded within one genomic window of Synergistaceae bacterium:
- a CDS encoding amidohydrolase translates to MKRLIITGGTVWTGRSFASGHSVLIEDGRIVAVAHDSQFQPEASAGIQEVRLSGESVLPGFVDSHLHLTTWAKQRSLLNLGNARSRDELLEMVREEARRTPADRWIRGWNYNETRWTGCRSLKRADLDSLAIPNPVLLQRVCTHINVANSRALELTAIASADGVLEERDAINALRAMEMNIFSRDVLRKALKSACSELASLGATGVHPCGADDYGMEEDLSLYEELRNAGELPLRVFTYHDSPSYPPMPSGFGNEWVRYQGLKIFLDGSLGGRTAALSIPYSDSPCNEGRLNWTDEQVLDMLRTARQRGVQTQLHAIGDRALDQALDCISTVDSEYGPAKLKDRVNHLIVCRPDQRSRLAELGVFCDIQPSFVPSDSVMAPLRLGPERLKWAYRWRSIMKECGPISASSDTPVESPNPLHSLWALMERPSKIEKTFAPEERLTLEEALPMLAENPYRAIGLEEGGRIEAGCLADIAVLDRDISNLSGKELRDAGVLCTIAGGRFTHGGVKY, encoded by the coding sequence ATGAAGAGACTGATCATAACCGGGGGGACGGTCTGGACCGGGCGCTCCTTCGCGAGCGGCCATTCGGTGCTCATAGAGGACGGCAGAATTGTCGCGGTCGCCCATGACAGCCAGTTCCAGCCAGAAGCTTCCGCAGGCATTCAAGAGGTGCGACTGTCTGGCGAGTCGGTGCTGCCTGGCTTTGTCGACTCGCACCTCCACCTCACCACCTGGGCCAAACAAAGAAGCCTGCTGAACCTGGGCAACGCTCGCTCCCGCGACGAACTGCTTGAGATGGTGCGGGAGGAGGCGCGCAGAACCCCGGCGGATCGCTGGATACGCGGCTGGAACTACAACGAGACGCGGTGGACCGGCTGCCGCTCGCTTAAAAGGGCCGACCTCGACTCCCTCGCCATACCGAACCCCGTGCTGCTGCAGCGTGTCTGCACCCACATCAACGTCGCCAACAGCAGGGCACTTGAACTGACCGCCATCGCGAGTGCCGACGGCGTGCTTGAGGAGAGGGACGCCATTAACGCGTTGCGAGCAATGGAGATGAACATATTCTCGAGAGATGTTCTTCGAAAAGCGCTGAAATCAGCCTGCTCAGAGCTGGCATCCCTCGGCGCGACCGGAGTGCACCCGTGTGGCGCGGACGACTACGGGATGGAGGAGGACCTGTCCCTTTACGAGGAACTGCGCAACGCGGGAGAACTGCCCCTGCGCGTGTTCACCTACCACGACTCCCCTTCCTATCCTCCGATGCCATCGGGGTTCGGGAATGAATGGGTGCGATACCAAGGGCTGAAGATTTTTCTGGACGGCAGCCTGGGAGGGCGCACTGCCGCTCTCTCGATACCGTATTCCGACTCGCCTTGCAACGAAGGCCGGCTGAACTGGACCGATGAGCAAGTTCTGGACATGCTGCGGACAGCGCGCCAAAGAGGTGTACAGACCCAGCTTCATGCGATAGGCGACAGGGCGCTCGACCAGGCGCTGGACTGCATCTCTACGGTTGACTCCGAGTACGGCCCTGCGAAACTGAAAGACAGGGTGAACCATCTTATCGTCTGCCGCCCGGACCAAAGGTCGCGCCTTGCGGAGCTGGGCGTATTCTGCGATATTCAGCCGTCCTTCGTACCCAGCGACAGCGTCATGGCGCCGCTGCGACTTGGACCGGAGAGGCTGAAATGGGCTTACAGGTGGCGCTCGATTATGAAGGAGTGCGGACCGATATCCGCATCGAGCGATACACCGGTCGAGTCGCCCAACCCTCTTCACTCCCTGTGGGCTCTTATGGAGAGACCGAGCAAAATAGAAAAGACGTTCGCGCCGGAAGAGAGGCTAACTCTCGAAGAGGCCCTGCCCATGCTCGCGGAGAACCCGTACAGGGCCATCGGCTTGGAGGAGGGCGGCCGTATAGAGGCCGGATGCCTGGCCGATATCGCCGTGCTCGACAGGGATATTAGCAACCTGTCGGGGAAGGAACTGCGCGACGCCGGAGTGCTGTGCACAATCGCTGGAGGGCGCTTCACCCACGGAGGTGTTAAGTATTGA
- a CDS encoding glyoxalase, with protein MKIECIAGYATITKNPAASAALFRDVLGLPLEGDEDYAHMQNFPVAGHFGVWSLAMAARSCFGKDEWPEGIPVPTSTVEFELPDVDALREAVREMQDKGYEFLHDARTEPWGQTVARFMSPEGVLVGLSYAPWLHEGE; from the coding sequence CTGAAGATCGAATGCATCGCCGGATATGCGACCATTACAAAAAACCCCGCCGCCAGCGCGGCTCTGTTCCGGGATGTCCTGGGGCTGCCTCTCGAGGGGGACGAGGACTACGCTCACATGCAGAATTTCCCGGTTGCGGGGCACTTCGGAGTATGGTCACTGGCCATGGCGGCCCGCTCCTGCTTCGGGAAGGACGAGTGGCCGGAGGGCATCCCGGTGCCCACGTCAACTGTTGAGTTCGAGCTTCCGGATGTGGATGCCCTGCGCGAGGCTGTTCGGGAAATGCAGGACAAGGGATACGAGTTCCTCCATGATGCTCGCACGGAGCCCTGGGGACAGACCGTTGCCAGGTTCATGAGCCCCGAGGGTGTGCTGGTGGGCCTCAGCTATGCGCCCTGGCTGCACGAGGGAGAGTAG
- a CDS encoding aspartate aminotransferase family protein, translating into MTRVKKELEELPLLLDSASGLAREWLDALPSRRAGALASADELRESLEGNLSENGEAATKVVQNFSRSVEPGLVASPGPRYFGFVTGGSLPAALVADWLASAWDQNGFLYASSPAIAVAEEIVASWVLDLLGLPPESSVGFVSGCQMANFTALAAARHEVLRGTGWDVESDGLSGAPRITVVAGEEAHGTIFTALRMLGLGEKNVILVPTDGQGRMIPDALREALKNVSGPLIVCLQSGNLNTGAFDPCGELIPLAREKGAWVHVDGAFGLWGLLLPELEQHTAGIALADSWATDAHKWLNVPYDSGLVMVRNAEAHGGAMMVKAPLLAPGEDLRDPSAWVPESSRRGRVFPLYCALRSLGRSGLSEMVARNCAQARLFASLLGDDPLIEILNDVVLNQVLVAFRPPEGVDADEFTRRVIAAVQREGTCWAGGNVRKGRAVMRISVSNWSTEEEDIRLSAAAIRRVLSGELESVRRGS; encoded by the coding sequence ATGACCAGGGTTAAAAAAGAGCTTGAAGAGCTGCCGCTTCTGCTTGACAGTGCCTCCGGCCTTGCCAGGGAGTGGCTCGATGCCTTGCCGTCCAGACGTGCCGGGGCCTTGGCTTCTGCTGATGAGCTCAGGGAATCACTTGAGGGGAATCTTAGCGAAAACGGGGAGGCGGCAACCAAAGTGGTGCAGAACTTTTCGCGATCGGTCGAGCCGGGGCTTGTCGCGTCCCCCGGACCTCGCTACTTCGGATTCGTCACGGGCGGCTCCCTTCCCGCCGCCCTCGTCGCCGACTGGCTGGCATCGGCGTGGGATCAGAACGGCTTCCTTTACGCTTCCTCCCCCGCCATCGCCGTGGCAGAGGAGATAGTCGCCTCATGGGTGCTGGACCTGCTGGGGCTGCCGCCGGAGTCGTCCGTCGGGTTTGTTTCCGGCTGCCAGATGGCGAACTTCACAGCGCTTGCGGCTGCGAGGCACGAGGTATTGAGGGGAACCGGTTGGGACGTGGAGTCCGACGGTCTGTCCGGCGCACCAAGGATCACGGTCGTCGCGGGAGAGGAGGCTCACGGCACCATCTTCACGGCACTGAGGATGCTCGGCCTGGGCGAGAAAAACGTCATACTCGTGCCGACGGACGGGCAGGGACGGATGATCCCCGATGCCCTGCGGGAGGCCCTGAAGAACGTCTCCGGCCCGCTCATAGTCTGTCTTCAGTCCGGAAACCTCAACACGGGCGCTTTCGACCCGTGCGGGGAACTTATCCCACTGGCGAGGGAAAAGGGCGCGTGGGTGCACGTTGACGGCGCTTTCGGCCTGTGGGGACTGCTGCTGCCCGAGCTTGAACAGCACACCGCAGGGATCGCCCTTGCGGACTCCTGGGCGACCGACGCGCACAAGTGGCTGAACGTGCCCTACGACTCCGGGCTGGTGATGGTCAGGAACGCCGAGGCTCACGGGGGCGCCATGATGGTGAAGGCCCCCCTGCTCGCGCCGGGCGAGGATCTGCGCGACCCTTCGGCCTGGGTGCCGGAGTCCTCCAGGAGGGGCAGGGTCTTTCCCCTGTACTGCGCCCTCAGGTCGCTAGGCAGGAGCGGACTGAGCGAGATGGTGGCGCGAAACTGCGCTCAGGCTCGTCTGTTCGCGTCGCTGCTGGGCGACGATCCATTGATCGAGATACTGAACGACGTCGTCCTGAACCAGGTGCTGGTCGCCTTCAGGCCGCCGGAGGGCGTCGACGCGGACGAGTTCACCAGGCGCGTCATAGCCGCAGTGCAGCGCGAAGGGACCTGCTGGGCGGGAGGCAACGTCCGGAAGGGGCGCGCCGTCATGCGAATCTCCGTCTCGAACTGGTCGACTGAGGAGGAGGACATACGCCTCTCCGCGGCCGCGATCAGGCGCGTTCTCAGCGGGGAGCTGGAGAGCGTTCGTCGTGGATCGTGA
- a CDS encoding class I SAM-dependent methyltransferase: MGKDYYSEKLNANLLFQAYDTAIPQVRDYLKDEIEFVRSGLGGDEDALELGAGYGRIMKELAPSLKSITGVDLSERSVELGKEYLKDCPNCVIQTMDAHSLEFDRTFDVVLCLQNGLSAMKGDPSNLIAQSLRLLSPGGRACFSSYSPDFWDHRLAWFQEQADKGLLGEIDMEKTGDGVIVCKDGFTATTFDHAALERLGEECGRRFSVEDVGGSSIFLTIHDERSPAPR; encoded by the coding sequence TTGGGCAAGGACTACTACTCGGAGAAGCTCAACGCCAATCTGCTGTTCCAGGCGTACGACACGGCGATACCCCAGGTGCGCGACTATCTTAAGGACGAGATCGAGTTCGTCCGATCCGGCCTGGGCGGGGACGAGGACGCACTGGAGCTCGGGGCCGGCTACGGCAGGATAATGAAGGAGCTCGCCCCTTCCCTGAAGAGCATAACGGGCGTCGACCTGTCGGAGCGCTCGGTCGAGCTCGGGAAAGAGTATCTGAAGGACTGTCCGAACTGCGTCATCCAGACCATGGACGCCCACTCGCTCGAATTCGACCGGACGTTCGACGTGGTTCTGTGCCTGCAGAACGGGCTGTCCGCGATGAAGGGCGACCCCTCCAACCTCATCGCCCAGTCGCTGCGCCTGCTTTCACCGGGTGGAAGGGCCTGCTTCAGCAGCTACAGCCCCGACTTCTGGGACCACCGTTTGGCCTGGTTCCAGGAGCAGGCGGACAAGGGGCTCCTGGGCGAGATCGACATGGAGAAAACAGGCGACGGCGTGATCGTCTGCAAGGACGGCTTCACGGCCACGACCTTTGATCACGCCGCCCTTGAGAGGCTGGGGGAGGAATGCGGCCGACGCTTCAGCGTGGAGGATGTCGGGGGTTCCAGTATATTCCTCACGATCCACGACGAACGCTCTCCAGCTCCCCGCTGA
- a CDS encoding serine hydroxymethyltransferase yields the protein MLKHTRVSDPELYGIVAEELDRQERNIEMIASESTECEELLELSGCVFANKTTEGYPGARFQAGSQVADKMERLGIERAKALYGADHANLQPYSGSTANYGVYAAVLKPGDSVLGMRLDHGGHLTHGSPANFMSKFYNFTSYGLNERTEQIDYDELETLAREHKPRLIIAGGSAYPRLIDYERIAGIAHSVGGMLMVDMAHIAGLVAAKVIPSPVPYADFVTSSTTKTLCGPRGGMILCKAEHAKVLDRGVFPGAISSIHLNIMAAKTWLFKHAATSEFRDVMLRVVANARTLADEMAGYGFRVISGGTDNHIVLLDLRPKGITGKLFQDALEYVGITINKNMIPSDPEKPSVTSGVRIGTTSVSQRSLGAEEIKKIAAIMNRVASAPEDGTVLDSSRKEALELIANFPLYPRGPLGEGE from the coding sequence ATGCTTAAGCATACCAGGGTTTCCGATCCGGAACTTTACGGCATCGTTGCCGAGGAACTGGACCGGCAGGAGAGGAACATAGAGATGATAGCGTCGGAGAGCACCGAGTGCGAGGAGCTGCTGGAGCTGTCCGGATGTGTGTTCGCGAACAAGACCACGGAGGGCTATCCGGGGGCGCGCTTCCAGGCGGGTTCCCAGGTCGCGGACAAGATGGAGAGGCTCGGAATAGAGCGAGCGAAGGCCCTGTACGGAGCGGACCACGCGAACCTTCAGCCCTACTCGGGCTCGACGGCCAACTACGGCGTCTACGCCGCCGTTTTGAAGCCAGGCGACAGCGTCCTGGGGATGAGGCTGGACCATGGTGGACACCTGACGCACGGGTCGCCCGCGAACTTCATGAGCAAGTTCTATAATTTTACCTCGTACGGGTTGAACGAGCGGACCGAGCAGATCGACTACGACGAGCTGGAGACCCTGGCCAGGGAGCACAAGCCAAGGCTTATCATCGCGGGCGGCAGCGCTTACCCGCGCCTTATAGACTACGAGAGGATCGCCGGAATTGCGCACTCGGTCGGCGGGATGCTTATGGTGGACATGGCCCACATAGCCGGACTAGTCGCGGCAAAGGTAATACCAAGCCCTGTGCCTTACGCTGACTTCGTCACCTCGTCGACCACGAAGACCCTGTGCGGCCCGCGCGGCGGCATGATCCTCTGCAAGGCGGAGCACGCCAAGGTCCTCGACAGAGGGGTATTCCCCGGGGCCATCAGCTCCATCCACCTGAACATCATGGCCGCGAAGACGTGGCTCTTCAAGCACGCCGCCACTTCCGAGTTTCGCGATGTGATGCTTCGGGTCGTCGCCAACGCCAGGACCCTGGCCGACGAGATGGCCGGCTACGGATTTCGTGTGATCAGCGGCGGCACGGACAATCACATAGTGCTGCTGGATCTGCGACCCAAGGGCATAACCGGCAAGCTCTTCCAGGACGCGCTGGAGTACGTCGGCATCACAATCAACAAGAACATGATCCCGTCCGACCCGGAGAAGCCCTCGGTCACCAGCGGCGTCCGCATCGGGACCACCTCCGTGTCGCAGCGCAGTCTTGGCGCTGAGGAGATAAAAAAGATCGCGGCCATTATGAACAGGGTCGCGAGCGCGCCGGAGGACGGAACAGTGCTCGACTCGAGCAGAAAAGAGGCCCTGGAGCTGATCGCCAACTTCCCACTCTATCCGAGGGGGCCTCTCGGCGAGGGAGAGTAG
- a CDS encoding YhdT family protein, with protein sequence MMKKNELGFVEDPRYKDCEREAWYGAALGLVNLAIWAVGGYWLGSGPTEEYSYIMGFPAWFFVSCVANSALAIGGAIYIVKRKMRDMPLGPMTEDEAAEYEKAGAGS encoded by the coding sequence ATGATGAAAAAAAACGAGCTCGGGTTCGTCGAGGACCCAAGGTACAAAGATTGTGAGAGAGAGGCATGGTACGGCGCGGCCCTCGGCCTGGTCAACCTTGCGATATGGGCCGTCGGCGGCTACTGGCTGGGGAGCGGCCCGACGGAGGAATACTCCTACATCATGGGTTTCCCCGCGTGGTTCTTCGTCTCCTGCGTGGCCAACTCCGCGCTGGCGATCGGGGGTGCGATCTACATAGTCAAGAGAAAGATGCGCGACATGCCGCTGGGCCCCATGACGGAGGATGAAGCGGCCGAGTACGAGAAGGCGGGGGCCGGGTCATGA
- the panF gene encoding sodium/pantothenate symporter, with the protein MNGLNWSTLLPIAAYFAAMYAIGFYAMRMTHRASLDKGGCGAAYMEEYMTGGRASGGFVLAMTLVATYLSAGSFIGGPGTAYTHGLAWVFLAMAQIPTGYYTLMVLGKKFAIVSRKTGANSISDFLRARYQSSAVLIIASLSIICFLVAAMSAQLIGAARLLQGSTGLDYRSALIFFAVTVVVHTAVGGFRGVVFNDTLQGVVMTMSTLALFAAVLVKGGGVASMVGRMEALNPGMISPYGVQEGFMSVPWVSSFWVLVGFAVVGIPAVAQRAMSYRDSESLHSGIIYGAVVSIVLLLGMHLAGAFGSVLVSDISSGDLVIPTLITTLFHPVVAGLVLAGPLAAVMSTVDSQLLVVTAAVVNDLLVNYVNPGLKDRLRALRFITVATCLVVGAITVVLAFDPPELMVWLNLFATAGLLSTFLWPTLLGLYWKGANAPGALAGMAAGIATYLYFNYFIPRPIGLHPIVPSLVLSLAAFVVVARMTKKPSVEVIKLFWGL; encoded by the coding sequence ATGAACGGGCTTAACTGGTCCACCCTGCTGCCGATAGCTGCCTACTTCGCGGCCATGTACGCGATCGGTTTTTACGCGATGAGGATGACGCACAGGGCCAGCCTCGACAAGGGCGGCTGCGGCGCCGCCTACATGGAGGAGTACATGACGGGCGGGCGCGCGTCGGGAGGCTTCGTGCTGGCGATGACGCTGGTGGCCACCTACCTCAGCGCGGGCAGCTTCATAGGCGGCCCCGGAACGGCCTACACGCACGGCCTGGCATGGGTATTCCTCGCGATGGCCCAGATACCGACGGGGTACTACACCCTGATGGTCCTAGGGAAAAAATTCGCCATCGTCTCGCGCAAGACCGGGGCCAACTCGATCAGCGACTTCCTTCGCGCTCGCTACCAGAGCAGCGCGGTGCTGATAATCGCCTCCCTGTCGATAATCTGCTTCCTGGTGGCGGCGATGTCCGCGCAGCTCATCGGTGCGGCCCGCCTTCTGCAGGGATCCACCGGTCTGGACTACAGAAGCGCGCTGATCTTCTTCGCGGTGACGGTGGTCGTCCACACCGCGGTGGGAGGCTTCAGGGGAGTGGTCTTCAACGATACCCTGCAAGGGGTGGTCATGACGATGTCGACCCTCGCGTTGTTCGCCGCCGTATTGGTAAAGGGCGGGGGAGTGGCGAGCATGGTCGGGCGGATGGAGGCGCTGAATCCCGGCATGATCTCCCCTTACGGAGTGCAGGAGGGGTTCATGAGCGTGCCGTGGGTATCCAGCTTCTGGGTGCTTGTCGGCTTCGCTGTCGTTGGTATCCCGGCCGTGGCCCAGAGGGCGATGAGCTACAGGGACTCCGAAAGTCTTCACTCGGGAATCATCTACGGGGCGGTTGTCTCAATCGTGCTGCTCCTGGGGATGCACCTTGCGGGGGCGTTCGGCTCGGTGCTCGTCTCGGATATCTCCTCAGGGGACCTCGTGATACCAACCCTGATAACCACTCTGTTCCATCCAGTGGTCGCCGGGCTGGTGTTGGCGGGCCCGCTGGCGGCGGTGATGTCGACGGTCGACTCGCAACTCCTGGTCGTGACCGCGGCAGTGGTGAACGACCTGCTGGTCAACTACGTCAACCCCGGCCTCAAGGACAGACTGCGCGCACTCCGCTTCATAACAGTGGCGACCTGCCTGGTGGTCGGCGCGATAACCGTGGTTCTCGCCTTCGATCCGCCGGAGCTGATGGTGTGGCTTAACCTGTTCGCGACCGCGGGACTGCTCTCCACCTTCCTCTGGCCGACCCTTCTCGGGCTTTATTGGAAAGGGGCCAACGCCCCCGGCGCTCTGGCGGGAATGGCGGCGGGGATAGCGACATACCTGTACTTCAACTACTTCATACCGAGGCCGATCGGTCTGCACCCGATAGTGCCGTCGCTTGTGCTGTCTCTGGCGGCGTTCGTCGTCGTGGCCAGGATGACGAAAAAACCCTCCGTCGAGGTAATAAAACTCTTCTGGGGGCTTTGA
- the ybaK gene encoding Cys-tRNA(Pro) deacylase, which produces MTPGIVAAKRAKIDYTLHEYEHDPASESFGMEAAEKLGVPSARVFKTLVVALDGGELAVGIIPVDSTLGMKQMAKAAGAKKAAMAPRADVERATGYVVGGVSPLGQKKRLRTFIDSTAESLETIFVSAGRRGLDIELSPGDLQKLTSAKYAPLQHRAGD; this is translated from the coding sequence ATGACACCCGGAATAGTCGCGGCCAAGAGGGCGAAAATCGATTACACCCTGCACGAGTACGAGCACGACCCTGCGAGCGAGTCCTTCGGGATGGAGGCGGCGGAGAAGCTCGGGGTTCCGTCCGCTCGGGTATTCAAGACGCTGGTCGTGGCCCTGGACGGCGGGGAGCTGGCCGTGGGGATAATCCCGGTCGACTCCACTCTCGGCATGAAACAGATGGCGAAGGCCGCAGGGGCGAAAAAGGCTGCAATGGCGCCCAGGGCAGACGTCGAGCGCGCCACTGGCTACGTGGTCGGAGGGGTCAGCCCGCTGGGGCAGAAGAAGCGGCTTCGAACCTTCATAGACTCGACAGCCGAATCCCTGGAGACGATCTTCGTCAGCGCCGGGCGCAGGGGACTGGACATCGAACTTTCGCCCGGAGACCTGCAAAAACTGACGAGCGCGAAGTACGCCCCGCTGCAGCACCGTGCGGGAGATTGA
- a CDS encoding DUF488 domain-containing protein, translating to MKLLLKRVYDVPGPEDGFRILVDRLWPRGVTKEAAKVDLWLKDVAPSPDLRKFFNHDPANWDEFRSLYTKELEANSTVEVIREHLRKTDVTLIYAARDRSINHASVIAAFLGREGGGS from the coding sequence ATGAAGCTGCTGTTGAAGCGGGTGTACGACGTGCCGGGGCCGGAGGACGGTTTTCGCATCCTGGTGGACCGCCTGTGGCCCAGGGGCGTCACCAAGGAGGCGGCGAAGGTCGATCTTTGGCTGAAGGACGTCGCCCCTAGCCCCGACCTGCGCAAGTTCTTCAACCACGACCCGGCGAATTGGGACGAGTTCCGCTCCCTCTACACGAAGGAGCTGGAGGCCAACAGCACGGTGGAGGTCATCCGCGAACATCTGCGAAAGACCGACGTCACCCTGATCTACGCCGCCAGGGACAGGTCGATAAACCACGCATCGGTGATAGCGGCCTTTCTGGGCCGTGAAGGAGGGGGCTCATGA
- a CDS encoding chemotaxis protein CheV, which translates to MDVQNNEWQVVVFFLGGQEFAISVDKTREILRWPGSRPIPDSHPAMIGITSVRGEVMPLVDLRTYFGIAPKMSLESSKVIIAEFNESKLGFAVDAVERIYGIDPSELDSTLTNAVLGNSILYVIKRKDANVLIPDYEAIIQAAAPAFDTTLSVDLDRVAELAAPLGDLSRFRILVAEDSPLIRTQICDVLNRGGFTGITQVADGKEAWDRLAVKNERYDLLITDVEMPRLDGVTLVKQIKAHPELRRLPVIIYSSIMAQDVRVKISGAGADAHVTKPELPRMVEKACRLLANSKKKQAAAR; encoded by the coding sequence ATGGATGTTCAGAACAACGAGTGGCAGGTAGTGGTCTTCTTCTTGGGAGGCCAGGAGTTCGCCATAAGCGTGGACAAGACCAGGGAAATTCTCAGGTGGCCGGGGAGCCGACCGATACCGGACTCGCATCCGGCCATGATAGGCATAACATCCGTTCGAGGGGAGGTAATGCCCCTGGTCGATCTGAGGACGTATTTCGGGATAGCCCCCAAGATGTCGCTCGAGTCCAGCAAGGTCATAATCGCCGAGTTCAACGAGAGCAAACTTGGCTTCGCGGTCGACGCGGTTGAGCGTATCTACGGGATAGACCCCTCCGAGCTCGATTCCACTCTGACCAACGCTGTGCTGGGCAATTCCATCCTATATGTCATAAAGCGCAAGGACGCCAACGTGCTTATCCCCGATTACGAGGCCATCATCCAGGCGGCCGCGCCTGCGTTCGACACGACTCTCTCGGTGGACTTGGACAGGGTGGCGGAGCTTGCGGCCCCGCTGGGCGACCTGTCCCGCTTCCGCATCCTGGTGGCGGAGGACTCCCCTCTTATTCGCACCCAGATATGCGACGTGCTTAACCGGGGCGGCTTCACTGGAATCACCCAGGTGGCGGACGGAAAGGAGGCGTGGGACAGGCTGGCGGTCAAAAACGAGCGATACGACCTGCTGATCACCGACGTAGAGATGCCTCGTCTTGACGGCGTTACCCTGGTGAAGCAGATCAAGGCGCACCCGGAGCTCAGGCGTCTGCCCGTAATCATCTACTCCTCGATAATGGCCCAGGACGTGAGGGTGAAGATCTCCGGCGCGGGCGCGGATGCCCATGTGACGAAGCCGGAGCTGCCAAGGATGGTGGAGAAGGCGTGCCGCCTTCTTGCGAACAGCAAGAAAAAGCAGGCGGCGGCCAGATAG
- the dctP gene encoding TRAP transporter substrate-binding protein DctP → MRKIFMRLLVATMIVFYVTGACIASDAIVLRFAGQFPEDHTSSKLMYQIADEVKEKTEGRIEIEVFPDNELGDYTLVYEELIRGSLDMAAITAPSQFDPRMELCNINCFVKDFDEARAIFAPGGWVFRKMDEFHSALGVKLLGFQFEGFIGIGSVKPVDEPLDPEVKKGILLRIPNMEVFKLGAEAMGYKTITIPWDEVRASLKNGYAEGVYGMTSAAACSILGDVIKYWYDLRCSVENLNYMISLKTWEKLSEEDRKIIRDVCGKVTATSVYLAEEDQEKCLQDMADAGVEVHRYTQEELAPTFSKIASTWDDLSERFSEEFVEEFKKEFSDK, encoded by the coding sequence ATGCGAAAGATCTTCATGCGTCTCCTGGTAGCCACAATGATTGTCTTTTATGTTACCGGCGCCTGTATTGCCTCCGACGCGATCGTGCTTCGCTTTGCGGGGCAGTTCCCCGAGGATCACACGTCGTCCAAGCTGATGTACCAGATCGCGGACGAGGTGAAGGAGAAGACTGAAGGGCGCATTGAGATCGAGGTGTTTCCCGACAATGAGCTGGGCGACTATACTCTCGTCTACGAGGAGCTGATCCGCGGTTCCCTTGACATGGCCGCGATTACAGCCCCCAGCCAGTTCGACCCGCGCATGGAGCTCTGCAACATAAACTGTTTCGTCAAGGACTTCGACGAGGCCCGGGCGATTTTCGCCCCCGGAGGTTGGGTCTTCCGCAAGATGGACGAGTTTCACTCCGCTCTCGGTGTCAAGCTTCTCGGCTTCCAGTTCGAGGGGTTTATCGGGATAGGGAGCGTCAAGCCCGTCGACGAACCCCTGGACCCCGAGGTCAAGAAGGGCATCCTGCTGAGGATACCGAATATGGAGGTCTTCAAGCTGGGGGCGGAGGCGATGGGATACAAGACCATTACCATCCCCTGGGACGAGGTCCGCGCGTCGCTCAAGAACGGCTACGCCGAGGGAGTTTACGGCATGACATCAGCGGCAGCCTGCTCCATACTCGGAGATGTCATTAAATACTGGTACGACCTGCGCTGCTCCGTGGAGAACCTGAACTACATGATAAGCCTGAAGACCTGGGAGAAGCTCTCCGAGGAGGACCGCAAAATAATCAGGGACGTGTGCGGCAAGGTGACGGCTACCAGCGTCTACCTGGCGGAGGAGGATCAGGAGAAATGCCTGCAGGACATGGCCGATGCGGGCGTGGAGGTGCACAGGTACACGCAGGAGGAACTGGCGCCGACTTTCTCGAAGATCGCCTCGACGTGGGACGACCTGTCCGAGAGGTTCTCCGAGGAGTTCGTAGAGGAATTCAAGAAGGAGTTTTCGGACAAGTAG